A region of the Flintibacter sp. KGMB00164 genome:
TCTGCCTGTCCGCCGACGTGACTGCCGCTTACGATCCCAATTTTGCCGACGTTTACGAAAAGCGAAACAGCGCTCTGGTGAACTACGGCGTGGGCCTGTGCAAGTACACCGGCTCTCGGGGCAAGTCCGGAGCCTCCGACGCCTCAGCTGAGCTTGTGGCCTATGTGCGCAAAGTGCTGGACGAGGCCGACGTAGTCTGGCAGATGGCCGAGCTGGGCAAGGTGGACGCCGGAGGCGGCGGCACCGTGGCCATGTTCATGGCCGAGCGCAACATCGACACCCTGGATGCGGGTGTGCCGGTGCTCAGCATGCACGCCCCCTTTGAGACGGTGAGCAAGCTGGACTGCTATATGACCTTTAAGGGAATGAAGGCCATCTACGAGGCTTAAGCTAACAGGAAAAATGCGGGATTGCAGAGAAGTCTTTCAAATCCTGCAAATATAGAATAATTATGCAAATAGCGTGGATTGAATATTCAATCCACGCTATTTGATTTTTATGTGATGTCGGGCGGAAAACATCTGCCTCCCAGGGTTATTTTCCTAAAAGTGAAAATCGTATGGGATATAAGGGTAAACCGCTAAAAAAATCCTTCAATAATGAACGAATTTCCTTGTCTGAGAATGAAAGTAAAAACTGGATAATTTTCTCAAGAAATTCTTGAAAATGGATAAATGATGATTTAAAATGTATATTTTCTCTTGGTTTTTATATGGCTATAAGCCGCTTATGAAAATTGGGAGAGGGAGAATAAGAAGAAGGAGACGAATTGTTATGCGAAGCACAAAAGCAACGCGCTGGCTGTCCGGCACGCTGGCTGCACTGCTGCTGGCCCAGGGCATGTGCCTGCCTGCGGGTGCATGGAGCTGGGGCGGCTGGGGTAACTGGGGCAGTTCCAGCCAGACCAGCCAAGTGGAGACCCAGGAGGCCAGGACGGCAGCCCAGCTGCAAAACGGTACTGCCATTATCCCAAGCGATGCAACGCCGGAGCAGGTGAAGGAGATCCTGTTCGACAAACTGGTGGCCAACAAGGAAGGCCTGAACCCCCAGAGTCTGGAGTGGGAGTATCAGTGCGAGGGTAAAAGTAAAACTGGCCTGGCCAAAAACACGGCCTGGGGCTCCATTAACGGCTTTGAGAGCACGACAGGCGATTGGATCAAAGTTACCTACACCCACCCCGCGCTGCAGGACAACGAAGACGGCAGCTACCAGGTCCGGCTGAAAGGTACCACCGCTGAGGTCACCCTGACCAAGGCCGCCAAGCTATCCTCGTCCATCACTCTGAACGAGGGGGTCTCGGTTGCCCTGCCTTACGACGAGAGCACCCAGGTGGACTATAATGCCTTGCGGGCCGCTATCTTTGAGAATGTGGTGGCCTCCGCCACTCCCAATCTAACCGTGAACGATGTTACCATTGAGTATTACGCTGAGAACGTAGTTGCCGGACGGCCCGCTGGCACTCACGAGTGGGTTCGTTTTGAAGGTGATACGATTAAGAATGCCATCGGCATTCCTTTGGACTACCCCGCCATCTCTGCCGGTGAGCAGAAGATCCGTGTCTCTTATGTCGGTACCGACACTATTTATGGTACTTCTGCTGAGACTACGGTTACCATCACTGAGCGGACTGAGGCTCCCTATACTCTGAAGGAGACTCCGTATACCGTAGCCCTAGCTGTGGATGAAGATATGAACGTGGACTACGATGCGGTGCATGATGCCATCTTCAACGCCGTGGTAGCATCTTCCGATATCCTTACCGCTGACAATGTGACCATTGAATACTACTACAAGGGCATCACGGAACTTGACTCCAAGTGGCTGCCCCTGGAGGGGCAGGATGCTGTAGGCGATATGGGCTACCCCGCCATCTCTGTCGGTGAGCAGAAGGTGCGCATCTCTTGGCCTGGAAGTCAGAACTATGCCCCCACCACCATCGAGGCCACCATTACTGTTACCAACCTGCCTGCGGCTCCCTATACCCTAAAGGAAACCCCTGACGCTGTGACTTTGGCCGTGGGTTCCGATATGAAAGTAGATTATAAACTGCTGGCAACCGCTATCTTCAACGCTGTGGTGGCTTCCTCTGATGTCATCAAGGCCGATAATGTGACTGTCGAGTACTACTACAATGGTGTTACCGAACTTGACTCCAAGTGGCTGCCCCTGGAAGGCCAGGCCGTCGTGGGAGACTTGGGCTATCCTGCTATCTCCGCCGGTACCCAGAAGATCCGCATCTCCTGGCCCGGCAATCAGACCTACGCCCCTACCACCATCGAGGCCACTGTTCAGGTCAATGACCGTGAGCAGGTCCAGTTTACTCTGAATGGAGACGGTGAAAACTACGAAGTAGGAATGGTTTTCAACGTTGAGCAGGGCTATGACTACGCTGCTACCGCTAAGGCCATCTACAATGCCGTGGTGGCGTCCACCGTCAACCCTGAAGGTCTTACCGCCGACGATGTGACTGTGGAGTACAACGTAGACAAAACCGGAATTACCGATTCCTTTAAGCCTCTGAATGAAACCGATGCTACCGGTTTCGTGAAGTTCGGAACCGGTACCTGGGAGATCCGCATTTCCTGGGCTGGTAGCCAGACCTACCGCGGCAACCATGTGGACGTAAACGTCACCACCACCGACAACCGCCTCGCCAGCGCCGTTGCCCTCAAGTCCGGTGCGTCCTTCACCTACAACATGGATGCCAACGCCATGAAGCAGGCCATCTTTGACAACGTCATCGATTGGACTAGTTCTACCCTGCCCGCCAAAGAGACCCTGAGCCTGGACGACTTTACTATCGAGTACAAGGCCAAGCTCACCGACGCCGAGAGCGGCGTGGATCTGGGCCTAGAGGACCTGAAAGACCTGTTTGGAAAGATCCCCGGTATGGATGACTTCCTTAACAATGATATTCTGACTCAGTGGGTGCCCCTCGAGGGCAAGGTGTACTCCATCGGCGACACCGTTCTGGGTAAGTTCCCCCAGATCGGTGCCGGTGAGAACCAGTCCATCCGCATTAGCTACAAGGGCAACGCCGACTACCGGCCCAGCGAGACTGCTGAGGGCACTGTCACCGTCAACAAGGCCAAGGTGTCCGTGAAGGTCAACTCCACCAACATCTACGCCGATGAGCAGGTGCCCGCCAACTTTATCACCACCGATCCCGCCGATGAGTTCGACATCTACACCATCTACGCCGGCGTTACCAGCAGCGTCTCCACCGGCGTCTATCTGGATCTGCCCGACCGCTACACCGCCGAAGGTTCTCTCCTCCTCCAGCTCATTGACAAGGCTCTGGAGACTGCGGGCCAGAAGACCCTGACCCAAATGCTGAACGACGGCGTCACCGTGGGCGAACTGCGTGAGCTCTTCAGCACCCAGGAACTGCTGGACCTGCTGGACAAGTTCAACATCGACACCGGTACCTTCGGCCAGATCCTCAGCGTCATCAACAAGCTGCCCGGCGTCATGGATTCCGTGCGCATCGGCTTCGGTACTCCCAACCGGGCCGGCCTGTACACTGTAACCGCCGTCACTGACAGCAAGAACTATGAGACCGGCGTGGGCTTTGGTTTCCTGCTGACCAAGATGCGCTTCTCCGGTCCTAAGCTGGTCTGGGACGAGGAGATCAACGGCGGCAAGCTGACCGCTGCGGAGGCTCAGAACTTCGATTTTGACGCTACCCTTTATTATGATGGTCTGCCTGTGGAGGATCAGAGCAGTGTCCACTACCTGTACTCCGGCTTTACCAGCAGCTGGCGCGTCTACTCCAGCACTACCACAGCTCCCACTGAGCCCGGCCGCTATGTGGTGACCGTGTGCATCCTGGGCGGCAACTACATGGCTGCGCCTATCACCCGTTCCTTCCAGATCACAAAGTGATTTGATTCTTGAAAAACAGCACCGGAATATCCGGTGCTGTTTTTTTGACTATTCCGCTGAAATCCGGCCATCCTAACCCTAGGAAAGGAGCGGACCTATGGACGAAAACAAAGAGTTACAGGAGAACACCCAGGAAACGGTCAAAGAGGAAAACCCCATTTTGGAGTACGGTTCCTCTATTATTCAAACCAGCAAGGGCACCGTCCACGTGTTGACCATCGTGGGCCAGGTGGAGGGCCACCAGGTGCTGCCGCCAAGCAGTAAGAGTACGAAATATGAGCACGTCATGCCGCTGCTGGCGATGGTGGAGGAGAGCGAGGCCATCGATGGGCTACTGGTGCTGCTGAACACGGTAGGCGGCGACGTGGAGGCGGGGTTAGGCATTGCCGAGCTCATCGCCGGTATGTCCAAGCCCACGGTCTCCCTGGTGCTGGGAGGCGGGCACTCCATCGGAGTGCCTTTGGCGGTATCGGCCAAGCGGTCTTTTATTGCCCCCTCGGCGGCTATGACCATCCACCCGGTGCGGCTCAATGGGTTAGTCATTGGAGTGCCCCAGACCTTCTACTACTTCGAGCGGGTCCAGGAGCGTATCACACAATTTGTTACCGCCAACAGCAAAATCAAGCGGGAGACCTTTACCGAGCTCATGCTGAAGACCGGAGAGTTGGCTGCCGACGTGGGCAGCGTGATCTACGGCCAGGAGGCGGTGGAGCTGGGGCTGATCGACGAGATTGGCGGCTTGTCTTCCGCTTTGGATTGTCTCCACGGGATGATCCGGGAGCGGCGGGCCGCGGAACAGCAGCAATAGAGAAGAACTTCGGCGCTTTGGCGGCAGCAGGCCGTCGGAGCGCCGAAGCTTTTTGCGGTTTATTAAAATTTTGCGAAAGTTTCCGGAAACGGTGGCAAAGGCGATGGAGATAGGATATAATCAAACAGAAAGAAGCCGAGTCCGGCAGGGGAGAGGGACTCCTCTCTCCGGAATAAATAGAAAAGGACGATGAACCGATGCCTACCAATACCTATGAGAGCCCCCTTTCTTCCCGTTATGCCAGCGATGAGATGCTCTATCTCTTCTCCGCGGATAAGAAATTCACCACCTGGCGGCGGCTGTGGGTCGCCCTGGCCCGGGCTGAGATGGAGCTGGGCCTGCCTGTCACCCAGGAGCAGGTGGATGAGCTGGAGGCCCACATCAACGATATTGACTACGAGAAGGCCGCTCAGTGGGAGAAGAAGCTGCGCCACGACGTGATGGCCCACGTCCACACCTACGGCGAGCTGTGCCCCAAGGCCATGCCCATCATCCACCTGGGCGCTACCAGCTGCTACGTGGGTGATAACACCGACGTGATCCTCATGCGGGAGGGTCTGGAGCTGGTGCGCCGCA
Encoded here:
- a CDS encoding ATP-dependent Clp protease proteolytic subunit, producing the protein MDENKELQENTQETVKEENPILEYGSSIIQTSKGTVHVLTIVGQVEGHQVLPPSSKSTKYEHVMPLLAMVEESEAIDGLLVLLNTVGGDVEAGLGIAELIAGMSKPTVSLVLGGGHSIGVPLAVSAKRSFIAPSAAMTIHPVRLNGLVIGVPQTFYYFERVQERITQFVTANSKIKRETFTELMLKTGELAADVGSVIYGQEAVELGLIDEIGGLSSALDCLHGMIRERRAAEQQQ